A window of the Henckelia pumila isolate YLH828 chromosome 3, ASM3356847v2, whole genome shotgun sequence genome harbors these coding sequences:
- the LOC140889546 gene encoding uncharacterized protein — MAIATIVATTLQGMGMNQPPPPPPHAPNGTKFHYESLIKNQVPTFDGNPDPEVGQNWFKNVETQLRLLEIPEEHKVDVVTPFLEDKARKWWETVSPTMTAAGPITWQQFRGAFLNKYFPPEIKLQKLSEFENFVQTPEMSVMEYTSKFNSLGTYVPTIMTDETLKIHRFKKGLSSQIQSALAVYQPTSFFDLMGAAIRA; from the coding sequence ATGGCCATAGCAACAATAGTGGCAACAACGCTCCAAGGAATGGGAATGAATCAACCACCACCACCGCCACCACATGCTCCAAATGGGACAAAGTTTCACTATGAGTCCCTTATAAAGAACCAGGTGCCAACCTTTGATGGAAACCCTGACCCAGAAGTTGGTCAGAATTGGTTCAAGAATGTTGAGACCCAACTCCGGCTACTTGAGATTCCAGAAGAACACAAAGTAGATGTTGTAACACCATTCTTGGAGGATAAAGCGAGGAAATGGTGGGAGACCGTTTCACCAACTATGACGGCAGCTGGACCCATTACATGGCAACAATTTCGAGGagcttttttaaataaatatttccctcCAGAGATCAAACTGCAAAAATTAAGCGAGTTTGAGAACTTTGTTCAAACTCCAGAGATGTCCGTAATGGAATATACATCTAAGTTCAACTCTCTTGGAACTTATGTCCCCACCATCATGACGGACGAGACACTGAAAATTCATCGTTTCAAGAAAGGTCTGAGCAGTCAAATTCAATCAGCATTGGCAGTCTATCAGCCTACAAGCTTTTTTGATCTAATGGGAGCAGCTATTAGAGCTTAA